The region GGACACCATCTGGATTCTCAGCGAGGACACCGCCTCGATCGGAGTCGTAGCCTGCCACCGTCGCTCCGATGACGTCCACGCCGCGTTGGCCGGTTGAGCGTCTTGAAATCAAATCGGATCGCTGCGACGAAGCCAGGTCAGCTGCCAGCTCACACGGCAACGGCGTGAATCAACGAGAACTGCGTCGTGGTAGCCGCAATAGCGGTCACTTTGAAACCGTTGCGCGACAATAACTCTCCGAACTCGCTCCTGGTTCGCTCGCGACCGCCGCAAAGAACGAGCATGGTTAGATCCAATGCGATTTCAAATCGTGTGATGGCCTCATCGTCGAGAACGGCTTCTGCGATGACCAGGCGGGTGCCCGGTACTGCGGCGGCGCGGATCCGCGCGAGTATCTCGTCACACTTGTCGTCCGGCCAATCGTGCAAGACCTGCTTGAGTAGGTAGAGATCAGCCGTGGGCACTGCGGCGAAGAAGTCGCCGACGATGAAGTCGAACCGGTCGGTCAGACCCTGCTCCTCGGCGAGGCGACGAGCGTCGGCTTCGACGTGCGCAAGATCGAGCACCGCGCCGGTGAGAGTGGGGTTGGCCGCCATCAGCGCTGCGACCATAGAGCCGTTGGCGCCTCCGACGTCAATGGCATACCTCACTCCATCCGTACTGACCAACTCCGCGACTTGACTGCAAAGTTCGGCGTTGAATCCGGACAGAAAGCTGTTGAACGCCGTCGCCTCGGCCGCGCCCTCGGTACTGGCGTAATACTCGAATATTTCTTGGCCGCAC is a window of Mycobacterium sp. 3519A DNA encoding:
- a CDS encoding methyltransferase; the protein is MIANDPSDPFEAMWTLLFDTRSRAALLHSAASLRLADHLAEGPRSAEHIAREEQLDPGATARLLRACESFGLVIADGQGGYSTTPMLDTLRSGEPHALRDAVLAQLGYAHWVSWGRLSEAVRTGRPQLGSVCGQEIFEYYASTEGAAEATAFNSFLSGFNAELCSQVAELVSTDGVRYAIDVGGANGSMVAALMAANPTLTGAVLDLAHVEADARRLAEEQGLTDRFDFIVGDFFAAVPTADLYLLKQVLHDWPDDKCDEILARIRAAAVPGTRLVIAEAVLDDEAITRFEIALDLTMLVLCGGRERTRSEFGELLSRNGFKVTAIAATTTQFSLIHAVAV